One region of Sulfuriroseicoccus oceanibius genomic DNA includes:
- a CDS encoding IS110 family transposase, translated as MNTQNKHYIGVDVSKDKLDFYHPKTKRSWTVPNTPSKVKSELLKLSKQQDEIHIICEPTGGYEKCLLAQALELNIPISLVNPKRARAFAEAMGISAKTDAMDATVLSRFGESITPASRVKPTALQEKMSAIARIKDRFTRQAAAQKTALQKVTDSFVKKELKTQIQSLERAIARCQKQLDTLIAKDAVLREKKRKIESIKGLGLAASTVFLSEMPELGAITDNQASALVGVAPFNKDTGTHSGKRHVRGGRHLLRRSLYMPALCATNHNPILKEFYGRLIAKGKPHHVAITAVIRKLVRLVNRLLSDPNFEPIKQN; from the coding sequence ATGAACACTCAGAACAAACACTATATCGGCGTCGATGTCAGCAAAGATAAACTCGACTTTTATCACCCCAAAACAAAGCGCTCCTGGACCGTTCCCAACACTCCATCAAAGGTAAAATCGGAGCTCCTCAAGCTATCCAAACAACAGGACGAAATCCACATCATCTGTGAGCCTACCGGTGGCTATGAAAAGTGCCTCCTCGCTCAAGCATTGGAGCTAAACATTCCCATCAGCCTGGTTAATCCAAAGCGAGCACGAGCATTTGCCGAGGCCATGGGAATCTCAGCGAAAACTGACGCGATGGATGCCACGGTCTTGTCTCGCTTCGGAGAGTCGATCACCCCGGCATCCCGCGTAAAACCTACAGCTCTGCAGGAGAAGATGTCAGCGATCGCCAGGATTAAGGATCGTTTCACCCGCCAAGCTGCAGCTCAGAAAACGGCCCTTCAAAAGGTCACCGACAGCTTTGTGAAGAAGGAGCTCAAGACCCAAATCCAAAGCCTTGAGCGAGCGATTGCTCGTTGCCAAAAGCAACTCGACACACTCATTGCGAAAGACGCCGTGCTGCGTGAGAAGAAGCGCAAAATCGAGTCGATCAAAGGACTTGGTCTGGCTGCATCCACGGTCTTCTTGTCTGAAATGCCAGAACTGGGCGCAATCACCGACAACCAGGCTTCGGCTTTAGTTGGAGTTGCGCCATTCAACAAAGACACCGGCACTCATAGCGGCAAGAGGCACGTCCGCGGAGGAAGGCATTTACTCCGGCGCAGCCTCTACATGCCTGCTCTATGCGCCACGAACCACAACCCGATTTTGAAGGAATTTTATGGCCGTCTGATCGCCAAAGGAAAACCTCATCATGTCGCCATCACCGCCGTGATCCGAAAGCTTGTCAGACTCGTAAACCGCCTTCTTTCCGACCCCAATTTCGAGCCGATAAAACAAAATTAG